gaattgaattaaaaaaatggaAAGAGAGGATCAAATATTTGAAAGATGGTAAAATGCTGAATGAAGTAacttttcattatttaatataaaaaagtttattcttgttttaaatcgATCATAATTACTCTCTGTCGGGAATGTAACAATTTCATGTAACCGATGATTGTAATTTTGAATTAcatgtgtagcggaactggaccgggtcgatcatccGGCCAGTGTTCGCAGGTCCCgtgttcgaaccccggtctgtcgatcatcggcgatcaggtagctcaattggtagagcatccggctagtgttgGGAGGTCCCGGGTccgaaccccggtctggctgtGCATTTTCCCGCTCCTACTACACATGTATTACATTACTGATTTCatgtattaatttttaaaaagtaagaACTACTTACACAAGAAATAATAACATGGGTGGTaatcccaaaaaaaaaaaaaagaagaagatgAATGGTAAATGATTCTAGTGAATAATTAGGTAGGCTGCAACCTTTCTAAAATTGAAATCAGATGTTTAGTTTGTTCTCAGAACATTCCTTAATATTTAGACATGATATTGAAATAGACGCAATCTTATCTCGTatctaaatattttcatttctctGAGTGGTTAACGTTTTGGCCTCAGTAAGCGTTCTGCTGAATGATTGATAAAGAGGTCCAGGATTTCAAACATGGTCATCACGCTAGCTCCCACAAACAGTCCCATTGATCCGCCAATATCGCCTGAAACATAACATAATCACTGATAAATACCTTCTGTTAAGGTTAATTGTGTAACATTTACGTATCGATTACTAAAAACAAGAACTGttagtaaatataaataatagcAGCTGTATATTAGAGGCAATATTTGAGTAAATATTATgcataataaaaaatatcataactATCATTATGTCGGTATCATGCggaataataaaaacaaaatccttCAGAGTTGATAGCATACCAAGTGATAAATATTTGATCCAATAGCATGCATACTATTAAGAACTATAAGAGTCAATAATATACATGATTCATCAAGAAATGATTAAAGGGCGATATCAAACATAATTTAACAGGAGACCAAGATGGATCTTGGTACCCGTCGTTGAATGATTTTGATTGGATCTATGTATAAGACTAGTTTCATCTCTACTTTTCTCACCTTTCCTCTTTTCCTCtttatcatttgaaaacaaggGACACCTacatggaatttgagaaagatctatGAAGACCTTCCTGAAAAgttccaattgtcaaaattcaaaaatagcGCCCTGTCAACCTCTTTGTCTTCTGAACagtatatcaattaaatatgcATAACCAGATACCAaaggaacctacaaatgaattTGAGTAAGATACACTTTTTTTGAGAAATGGCCAAAACAAGTTTCAAcagtcaaaattcaaaatggcagctTGTTGTCtatattgttttccaatcaaactcaaaattcAACATGCACGACTAAGGACCAAGAGGAATATATTGATTAGGAGAAAGACCATTCAGatacttttcaagaaaaaaatgataacgAGGATTTTTTACGGACGGGCCACAGACTACGGACGAAGGGCGATTTAAACATCCCACCATCTGCTTAAACGTGTGTTGGAATTATCAGGAGTCGATGTCATGAATAGTAAAAATATCAAGAAGCAAATCTAGGCATAATAATAAATGCTGAgtaaacatcatacataataaTAAGAAATGTTGGAGTCGATGTCACACTTACATAATAATGAGAAAATATCGTAAGCCCTTTGTTGTCGGATCTCTTCGTAATTCATTTCTCTATAAAATATATCCAACTCTACGTAATTGTCcctgaaataaatacaaatagtTTATGATACAATGGTTAGGTAAAGAGAATATTCACATGCTAATCATTATCTTACAGAGAtgccagtttttttttttttttttttttttttttagttgttgtttttttctaaaatgatttacataaaacttttttttttttttttttttttgcaataaaagAAATCGTGTAAGCCAATTATTGAATTATTAGCTGGATGGATTTTAGTGTGCTGTTCGCGACCTACGAGGAAACCCATAAAGCAGCTGTTGCATTGTGATCAATCCTGCCTGGTTTGTTTCTTCATCTCTTTAACGAGGAAGGTATACAGCCCGGAGGCTACCTGCCTGATATTGGAAGTAAAATTGTAAAGACTATTATAACGCAATCAGATAGCAGCAACAAGGTTCGAGGAAACATGATCTCGGAATGACCACAGCAATATATGCCCGCATGACTTGCTTGTTATTTGTTTCACTCCCTGATTAACTTGCATCATCCACGTTAAAACATACAATACTTACCTATGAATGTAATCTCCAAACATCCCCGATGAACGTGTATGATTAGCGTTTAAAATATACTTTATTTCTCAGTGAACTTGAACAGTGACATGATCAACTTTCCCAACACAATTCTCTCCCTGATAAACTTATATGATGCACCTTTAGAGCACATCAATGCCTTAAGGACATACCCATCAGTGATGAACTTACATGATAACATTATGGTCCACTTTGGTTGACATCACGTAGTTAGACAGATGTTCCTGCATCTGATCCATCGATCTATGGAAAAGGGTGTCCGTAAGACCCACTATAAACCGTATATCATTTGTGTCTCGATGTAAAGTATAGTTATTTTCAAGTTCATAGGAAACCTCTGTACTATTTTCCAAGAAACTGGTCATATTTCTGTATGTATAATACTCCATCATTTCCTCATCATCTAAAATCGTCTTCCAGATGGACTTTCCTATTGGGATCAAGGCAGTCCAGCCATCGTATATTGTATGGCCACGATTTCTGACCTCTTGGAAAAACATCTTTAAATTTACAGAAGCAGTATGTACCTTTTCCACTTGCGCCATTCTCGCAACATCGAGCTTTCTTATGGATGCGTCCTCGAAGTAATTGACAGCCCGATCAACTAGATCCGAAAGAACATTTAGAGTCGactttgacaaattttcaaGAGAATCCTTCAATTGCAACAAATTGTCCGTTATGCTCTGGATCGTCGCCATAaagtgtgtttttgttttcttaaagTTGTCTCGTCGCCTTATAATCACTCTTAAAGGCCTCTCTAAACTTTCGTAGTAAAATACATTCTTGCTGTGATAGAATCTCAGGCAAGATATGCCGTGTTCTCTGCTGATAGAGAGCATCCTTGTGATGTTAAGACTGTTTGTTTGCATCACTTCGTTCAGTAACTCGAGGTATTTACGCAAACTACCAATGAGATTCTCGATATTATTCCTCAGGAGCCGGCTATATAACCTAGCGTAAGTATTATGGGTAAGAGAAGCTTTAAGGAGTATTTTGGGTACTATCATGGCATTGTGTGTTCTAGGCACCCTTAAAAATGTATACCCAAACAAGGGTGTCCCTGTTTGGTACGCCTCGTACAGTTCGGTATAATTGGAGAGAGCGCGCTTGACAGTTTCAATACGATTATTTATTTTAGCACCTATTATGGTATAAAGAATTGTTCTTCTGTCCAAATTACTCTCAAATACATCTGAAACTAAATCCTTTAGATACGTCTCCGTAGCAAAAATAAACTCATGGAAACCAAAACATGGAAGATTTAATGTCCTTTCTTCCATTGCGTCTCTTGCTCGCATAAAGTTTCGTCTGATGTTGTATTCCTGATATCTATCAAGGAAATCTTTCCTTTTCCAGATACTCATCATTTTTTCCGATACCTTTTCCACATTTTCTATCTGTTTTGCGATTCTCTTTCTCATGTCTTTATGTGTTAGTGTTTTCACTGATGTTAAAGAATCGTTTACGGCGAGCATGACGGCTTGGAATTTCTCCAGCTTTTCCTTCTCCATGCGgttggttatctcccttgctcGCGTTAGATCATTGGCCATCTCTGAAGTGATGACCTTGTTCAGAATCTTGTCCAATGCATGACGGGAAGTGGTAGCATATGACAAAGTGGGATCAAACATAAGTGATTTACAAGACGTTGGACATGTGCACTGCTGACTTCCGGTTTGTACCAACAGCACTAAAGAAAAATGGATAGCGTTTAAAAAAAGACATGCCTTATGTATGGAACGTGAGACAGAATTGTAtgattttgtattacatttttacgTAGTATTAGTGATTGCTGTGAATAACACCtattaatattgatttttttttacaaaacagtTGAAATAAATTAGCCATGTGTCGCATGTATATAATTCACATTTCCATTGGCAATGTTCTCAGTGACGTTTGACAAAATTTTGTGAATGTAAAAGTTGCAAATACATTCATATAAGGTAATGTCGTATCTTACAATATTCCTGTTTGGCTGGGAGAAAGCAAATGAAATACTCTTTCAGTGAGGATATTCTCGGCCTGTCTGAAAGGAGAAGAAAACACCTCGTTATGATCATGAATGAGATATgcattataaatatacataagaTACCTCACAAATCTACATAAAAAAAACGTAATGCTGACATAGCAAACAAACGCTATTATTCCGGAGGGACAAAGAGTTCAGGGTCAACAGCAATGATCCTGTAAGACTAGCATCCCCGTGTGTGACAGGTGAGTAGATGTTCTGAATGCGTATGCGTTCGGGAGGCTGCCATATGTTCGtctttgtctccttgtgatgtCGCGGAACTGAAAAATATTGCCAATcacacccaacaggacacctCACCCGATCATATTATACGCGAACCGAGTTGTTACATTCGAAAAAATGCTGAATGTTAAGAAGAGTACTAActatcatataaaaaaattctaATAGAACagaattcaaaattattaatgagaaaaatatttagaaatgatTAAATCTCAAATGCATGCAATTGGGCTAGCAGGTACAATTTTCCTGTCCTATTTGAAGGGCTATTCTGACTAAATGAATGTTAATGAACTTTTAATAGATAAGACGGAAAGAAGGTAACTTACTATCAACGCTTGGCATGTAGAAGTCACGACAACCACACTTTCCGGCAGTATATGTCATTAAACATTCCAGGTGACAGGAGTCGAATGTATAATAGTCAAAGTAAGTCAGGCCCTTCTCACTACACTGTCCATGTGGAGGAGGTAGGTTCTCAAGCTATGTATTaaaatgatatagatattaagATATACTTTTCTTAAAGTTTAGCTATTTTCATTTCCGCATCATCATTTTGGAAATACCAGTGTTGGAAGTCCTGAGcttataagatatatttagtattaaaatttaaaatcaattaatgCATGTTGATATTATTTTGATGTACTTACCTAATTGTATGTGATGACGTAATGACATTTAGTATATCACAAACAATGTAGGATTTTATCGTTATGTTTGTGCTACTGcattggtcatttgtctgaaCTGTCGAGTTCACTGCACTCTGGTAGACATTGTAacactggtcatttgtctgatgaaggagacagtgtagtgtagtcatcgaaacgcTACGCTCAAATCTTAAACTGGTTGTGATATATCATTCACATTCAGACTTAAAAATCTGTAGAACATGTTTCATAATGTATGTGAAATTGTTATGTACTTTTAACATCCATTCGTATAACCTATGTTATGAAAATTTGAATATATTGTAACAAATATGCAATGTTAAAGTTGAAAgtctatagatatatgtaagaAACAATTTTGATATGAATACTTATTTGTGTATGAGTGCCAAGTACGGGTCACCTATATTTGTGCATCCATGTAATTTTCGCGATAATTTAATTTCGCTATTTTTGCAGTCAATAAGTATGACGCGAaaataaatatccataaatgtaTACCATTCTTTACCGCAGAATGTTTACAGAGAGTGTTGCGCGGACTTCGATAATATGCTACTATTTAATAGTTCAAATTTGGAAAGCCTAGAAATATTAGCCCTATGAAAtttaacaactatacagtaagttTTGATACAAATCTACACTGCCGTTAAATCATGTCACTATATATGATTTCAACTAGAAATgattcattgttttattaaagATTACCTGTGTCGTAAAGGTTGTTAACCTGACTTACTGCTATCACTTGAAGTCCAATAAAAGTATGTGTGCCAGTGGGGACGGATATACCAAGTTCTCTGACCCGGGCCAAATCTTGCTGTCCGTGCGCGAGGACCTTGACGCCTGCTGCGCTACTGGGACCAGGCATGTATTCGTACTGTTCAACATTCAACAGCAAGCGGAGGCCTGCATCGGACCCTGTAACGGTGTAAGGATTAACAgcattgtacaaaatacacacaagatattagtacatttcaaaacaaattgcGCGTTATATACTTTGGAGCCAAACACTATCAAACTATTATACATCTGTTTTGTTCTTTTATGACTTGTTAGTGATGCTAGGGCCCAAGGTGTTGAAGCCTATGCATAAGCCTTCGATGAGAATTCA
This genomic stretch from Pecten maximus chromosome 16, xPecMax1.1, whole genome shotgun sequence harbors:
- the LOC117344637 gene encoding uncharacterized protein LOC117344637, with translation MVENGAVMSYGTTDFRKNYRLTDMDDSQQNPSKERNSVQCPNQSSGSNRKDSVYRKSPLNVTLTEFFDSTTLHGLRFIAMSESFLLRRVMTFQIVDRIMYYYENPVNVNVKVNYNQSLYFPAVTLCNQNTFRATAATDQELYRLIEAVYQKSLNSFNVSELDVYNASNLAINDLFWLTGHKKNNFIAKQVSRVCTWGDLPCGPENFTTVLTDHGPCYTFNSNTDPSSVLVTSSSGSDAGLRLLLNVEQYEYMPGPSSAAGVKVLAHGQQDLARVRELGISVPTGTHTFIGLQVIALENLPPPHGQCSEKGLTYFDYYTFDSCHLECLMTYTAGKCGCRDFYMPSVDMLLVQTGSQQCTCPTSCKSLMFDPTLSYATTSRHALDKILNKVITSEMANDLTRAREITNRMEKEKLEKFQAVMLAVNDSLTSVKTLTHKDMRKRIAKQIENVEKVSEKMMSIWKRKDFLDRYQEYNIRRNFMRARDAMEERTLNLPCFGFHEFIFATETYLKDLVSDVFESNLDRRTILYTIIGAKINNRIETVKRALSNYTELYEAYQTGTPLFGYTFLRVPRTHNAMIVPKILLKASLTHNTYARLYSRLLRNNIENLIGSLRKYLELLNEVMQTNSLNITRMLSISREHGISCLRFYHSKNVFYYESLERPLRVIIRRRDNFKKTKTHFMATIQSITDNLLQLKDSLENLSKSTLNVLSDLVDRAVNYFEDASIRKLDVARMAQVEKVHTASVNLKMFFQEVRNRGHTIYDGWTALIPIGKSIWKTILDDEEMMEYYTYRNMTSFLENSTEVSYELENNYTLHRDTNDIRFIVGLTDTLFHRSMDQMQEHLSNYVMSTKVDHNVIMDNYVELDIFYREMNYEEIRQQRAYDIFSLLCDIGGSMGLFVGASVMTMFEILDLFINHSAERLLRPKR